The DNA window CTTCTCTGCCCCTCAACTTACTATTTCAGATCGATTGTCCCAAGCACCGCAGTGTTGATGAAAGTGAAGGGCGTCTCTGGGCTGAAAGCAAAGGGTTCCTGTACTTTGAAACTTCAGCACAAACTGGAGAAGGAATTAATGAGATGTTCCAGGTAACCTagcattttgttgttttagaGTTTGTGTCAAGGCCGCCCATGacaaattttagtttaaattatgagaagcaaaaaaaataataggaatttCTCACTAGAATAAGCTCTTTTCAGAAGctggtgagagagaaagaatatgaatatgagtatgtgtgtatgtgtgatatcTGTCTGCTCTCTATTTTAGACCATACCTGGCTAATCATCAGGATTACCTGGGGGAAATTCTTcaaaatacagattgctgggtTCTAAACCTACTGGAAGGTTAATGTTGTGAAGAAgctctctaggtgattctgatgattATCAAGTTTAACAAAAGTTATTATTCACTTAACTGGGACAAAGAGTTTCCTTAAAACTACCTTTGGTTACATTTGTATGCAGAATCAAATGGAAGCATACATTGGCAGAATTGCCTTGTTATAGCTAAGATAATCCTATTATTGTAGCCCATCGGGGTGCAATTAGAGAAGAGGAGACTATCATTGCAGAGTCCAGCCAGTCAAACATAAAAATTAGGTCTCACCAATCAAGTAGGCAATAGAAGATATAGTCTTATTGGAACATGAATAGATGGTCACTTTTCAAAACTTACTAATCTTGAATAATTTTAAGGGGAGGAAGCTATTTAAACTAAGTTATGAAGTCAAGTCGACTCTTAATTATAGATACATTAGGAAGCAAGTGGTGGCATGAATaatgcattttttcttatgaataTATCTGATATTTTGGGAATTTTTAGCATTTCAAATAATATAGCTATACTATAAAGAGTTGTTCTTAATTATTGAGTgggattttatttaatcttttatgcTGAATTTCCTTCTCACAAGCTGTCACCACTCCTATTAGAAGACAGGTTTCATCCTTGGCTGACAGACTAAATTGTGCATCAGTAGCTTCTATTTAAAGACCAAATAAGGTTGATATTGGTTTGCCCCTCTTGTATTCTTTTGAGTACATAGACTTATGTGAGTTTGTgcttatatatatacaataataataCTTAACCATTTGAATAGTATTTTACAATTCTGGAGTAGTTTACATATTTCATCTCATTTGAGACTCTTACCAATGTGGCaggtattattctcatttcagaTATGAGGACACCTAAGACTAGTAGTGATTTGTCCGAGAGTTATAAATAATAACTGTTAGAGATTAAATTAGCACTATAAAGATGTTAGTCCATTCCCCTTTGGCCTCTATTGTGTCTGATGAGATGTTAGCACCCATTCTTACCCTTACTCTTTTGTATACAAtatgcctttttttcctcctccagttacttttaagagtttttctttatctttggtttttagCAGTTGTGCTATGTTCCTACGTGTGGTTCTCTTTATATTTATCCTACTTAGGATTTGTTGAGTCTCTTGGATTGGTAGGCAggtgttttttaaatcaaatttggaagtgtttttttttttttttaacctctctctctcccctattctcactctgttttctttctgggacTCCAGCTACACATATATTAGACCATTCGATTTTGTCCCACAGTCCTTGaggttatgtttatttttattccattttttctgttttccagattGCTGTTGGTCTGTTGGTCTGACTTCAATCTGCTGTTAAATCCACTGAgtgaatttttcaattcagtacctttcagttctagaatttgcATTTGGTTCTTTTGTGCAGTTCCCAGTTCTCTGTCTGTTCACtcattaaaagtatattttcctttaattctttgatcatattttcctttacctctgaaatatttgctttattatgaATTTTAAGTTATTGGACTATATTAAAATTCTTTCACTTGATGTTTAAAAGGAATTTCTATTTTCACAAAATCAGTTCTACTCTgggatgtgttttcttttcacagaCCTTTTATGCATCCATAgttgatttatttgaaaatggCGGGAAACGTCCTATTACAAATAGCAGTGCTAGTTTCACCAAAGAACAAGCAGACACCATTCGCAGAATTCGAAATAGTAAAGACAGTTGGGACATGTTGGGAGTCAAACCTGGGGCCTCAAGGTAAGCAGTGCTCTAGGATGTTAGTGCTGAGTGCTCTTATAGAGAATGACTCAGTCATCAAAATTATAGCTGCAATATATCTTCTTGTAATTAGCTAGAAATATGAAGATGTGTGGAAATATATTAGATTACTTAATATGCTCTTTTGCTGAATTAACTGAATAATTCAGTTAATGCCAGTTGCCTGATGTGGGAACCAGTTGCCTGCTGTAGTGTATATGCATAAATACTTTCTGAAATGGTATGCTCTGCTTTTGTTGCATAAGAGCCTTGAAGCTAatgtaatcttaaaaaaataccttACAAAAGAGAATTCttaaatcatagaattttagaggaCAGAATGTTAGCAATCAACTTGCCCAATTTTACAGGGAAAACTGGAACCCAGACTAAACACATTCAGTAAACTCAGGAGTTAGTAATAAGATTGGTTTTTGACCCTGAACACATGTGTCTGCCTATTTTTCTGTCTATCACTCTCAAAAATCCTGTTAGTTCCTcatctgtatatatttatgttaaattattttattttagccaaaaGAATTATttaggggaaaaagaaatatagcCGCTACTCTTTGTTGCTTGTGCAGTAAATCATTGTTCAATTTGGTTTAtacctttttttcagttttattgaaatataattggcaCACAGCACTGtatatataagtttaaggtgtacagcctAATGAtgtgacttacatatattgtgaaacaATTACCAcaagtttagttaatatccatcatctTATATAGTCGAAAAGTTTTTATCTTGTGATGGGAAATCtcgagatctaccctcttaagaACTTTGAATTTACATAACTTTTTACAGTATAATACTACTTAACTGTGTACATCATAATTTATAAGAGTTCTcagatctttttattttgtaccaTAGCTTTCCTCTCCATGTTTTCCCTTTCTACTTTTTCACTTCAAttcccacaaaagaaaaaagtccatCTCGAAATCACCTTGTTGGCATCAACAGTGTTaagtgtcttttctccattttggtCTCATAGCATATCTTTAAGTCCAGAAGGAAAGagtggagggaaagaggaagacgCCTCTGGTCACACTTGACTTGCCAGGCATTACTGAGGATACTTTAAACACATGAAGGAATTCAGATGACCTCATGTATTATATAGAGCATAAAGTTAATTACTGTCTTTTAAATGTCTCTTTAGACTTCCATGGTCTCATTctaaattcttccttttcatctCCAAAGGACATTGGTTCTAAAACTAAGAAACTATTACTTTACTTCTTGATTAACTTAgaacaatatttattaaggaaaaagaaacttggGTTCCTTATTTATTCACTGTGGTTAAATGGAATCTACCAAAATTTACAGGAACTCCCTAAGTTCTATATCCTTAACCAATATaaacatgtacttttttttacctttgttcCTCTGGGTCTATCATACTAATTTTGTATGGCATTGAGCACATTTGGGcaaaacctaaaaatatttttttaagatacagAGTTTTAATGTTTGTTCTGTGCTAACTATGTTTATTATTCTTGAACTTGAAGAATATATCTTCAGTAGAATTAATATACTTCTTACACGCTTGATTCATTCTTGTTTCTCCAAAAGTTTTCCTTGAAAGTCTCTCCTGCTACCCTGAATTCTTAAAAGGCATTCTTAGAGGACCAGGCCTGACTGCTAAGCCCCTGTGGACATGTCTCCTCCAGAAGCAGAGTGGCTGGAGGGACCTTACCCAGGTCTCGCtcatggggaagagagaggatgCTGTACCTGCCTCAGAGACAGAGAATCTTTTAGGGAGAATGTAGTTCTTATTATCTAATGTCAAAATTACCTATGCAGAAGAGCCACATgcaagattaaaacaaaaaaaattcagaaagactCCTAAAAGCAGAGAAACCTTTAGGATGTATACCGAAGCCATGGAAAACTATTAACATGGCCCTATGACCTCAGTCTCTCCAGGTTGACACATAAGACTTCGCATCACATCCAAGATAACAAAAACCATCTCCCGAATTTGGAGAGCCAAACTAGAAATCCTtctgataaaaaataaaggagaaaagccTAGAGCATTTGGGAAAGCACCATTTCCAAGCTTATTGGATCACTGGAATCCGGAATTACAAAAGGAAGgtggaaaataaaaccatctgGTAGAGACAGAGCCAGACTCTGACCAGGGGAGTGTCTGGGTACTTAGAAGCCTCTCGGAGGCCTGACAGCTGAGGACAAGGAGAAGCAGGGGGACCTGCAGGGACAAGTGGTCTCCAGGACCCTCCCCAACCAGTCCACGCTCGCTGAAGACCTCAGAGGGTCTTTGGAGAAACATTTATTGTTACTGCTTCTTTCCTCTCTGGATAATATTCATTTCTCTCTTGTTTCTTTGATCTCAGGGAGCTTACTGTGTATAACTCTCATGTACTCCTTTCCATGTTCCTTTCTTGGTGACTGGAGTCATCATCTTCCCAGGGCGTCAACTTCTCCATGACCCTGGAACTCATTTCAGCCCTTTTTCCTATACCTTAGTCACCTGTGTATCTAGCTCATCATCTGCTTCTGCCAATTCTTTCTTTATATTATGTCTTTTATCTTCCCTTCCACAAACATCATATCTAAATTCTCGTACTCATGCTTGGGTTATGGTAACAACCTCCTACCTGTCTCCTAACTTCAAGAAACAGCgttcccagcaccattttgtCACGAAACACCTACTGTTGTTACTGTTTGTCAAATccagtttttctgttgtttggcCTTCATGGCTTTGCACTTACtaacccctcctccccagccaaCTTCATTTCTTGTGCTTCCTGGCAGTTTCCTCATGGAACTACATGCTATGTCCATGCTCTGTTCCCAACCTCTGCCGGTTTTCTCCCAGTTGCTCTGTATTTCCCCACCGCTGTGTTAATCCCCAAGCCCCACCTTCCGGAACCCTACTCTAGGGTCCTGCCCTGACCTCCCGATGCCCTGCTGCTTCAGTCAGCACCGATTTGCTGAGTGCCTCCTAGGTGCCAAGAACGGTCTGTTTCCATCCGATCATTGTTTTACCAAGTGTTTTCTTAGCGTTTGTATACTCATTttgcattgtatttttttccctacttgTATGATATGtattagttatttgtttattgactgtTTGTTTCCTAGTCCTTTAGTCCCACCTTTGGAAAGGGTAGTAATTATTTGGGATGTGCTTACTGCATCATCCACACAGCTAACTGCAGGGTGTGGGGCTGACCCTGTTACTGACATAGAGCTTTGCTTCTCTTCGTAGGGACGAAGTCAACAAAGCGTATCGGAAACTCGCGGTGCTGCTTCACCCTGACAAGTGTGTAGCACCTGGCAGTGAAGACGCCTTCAAAGCAGTAGTGAACGCCCGCACAGCCCTCCTGAAAAGCATCAAGTagaaaggaggaacaaagacACGTGTGGGCCTCGAGTACAAAGAGACTGTCCCTAGAGGTAAAAGAGCCAACCTAGATTTTTCCTCCGCGAAACTTGACTGCTGTTTTTACTCATGTGTTGTTATTTGTAAATCAATAATTCAGGTGCCTGTTACCATTTCGTAGAGAGATGAAGTGAAGAGAACCAAGTACCATTTATCCATGATAGTTCATTTCATATTTCcaaattgattttttccccctgattcaTTTGTTAGCTTCCTTAGGCACGTCACTCAGGAAAGTCCATGAGATTTCTGGAGGGAGGCAGGACGGGAGCAcccattcacttttcttttttttaaaacttcatcatcagaggagaaaataacaaaaacagaagcagacaATCTGAAAACCCCTGGAAGTTTGGTGTGATCTCACAGGCAGGTCGCTCCTTTCAGAGTGAGTTCCTTAGGTGGTCTGTTAACTATTAATCTAAAATTAATGAATTCTTAGCAGCCCTTTGGAAGTTTGGGAAACAAGTCAATACCATTCTGAATTGAGCTGCCCTTTTGTGACATTCACTCTGTTCTGCTTCTCCAATCACCAAGGGGAGAGACAAGCCAGTCCTAAGAGAAGAAAGGCGACGGCAGCCCCTCTGAGTGCGCTGGCTGCTGCTAGCCCCACCCTGGATCTGAGGCCTTGCTTAGCTGTGGAAATGGGTGCCGCTGGCTGTAGGGAGCGGCACCACCTAGGAATCAGGAATCAGACCCAAGACAGAAGTGGTTGCAGCTCACACTAGATTGTGCACACATGCTCCGAAGGCACGGCCAGCCTGGCGGCCCTAAGAGAACCCCCTGGGAGGCTTACGCATGTTCTTATTTCTGCATCATTTGCCACAGGTAGTGGAAAAGGCAGGGGTGCTTCTCCACAAGCCAGGCCTCCTCTTCACTTCCTCATCAGTGTCGGCTCCctgttcttttcctcttcttctcgTCCCctcgtatttatttatttatttatttattttaatagctgtaCCTCACATCTGCCATCATTCCTCTCTTCTTGAatccccagctcccagccactGCCTCCTCAGTCCTCCCTTAGAAGCCTCGACCTGGTCCTGGTTGACCAGAGACGAGAACGGATCCTTTGGGTGGTGGTAGAGGAGAGCTCTTCTGGCCTGTGTGGGAGGAATCTCCAGAATATTTCCTGGGTTCCAAATTTCTGGGTAGTAGTAATTTTAAACCACagattatgaaaattaatttcacatagAGAAATACATTCTCGTGCCATCGTCTCCATCTCGGTCTCCAAGGGATGAATGAAGCCTGGATGTTAGGACTGGCCTTCCTTTGAGAGCTTATGGAGCCACACTCACTGCGTGACTCTCATTGTGATGCTCGTATTTTGAGCTGTGACCACCCTGCACTAGGgctttaaagtatataaaatgttaCTGCTGTCTGGGAATTATAAACAGCTCTCGCATATCGGTCGCCCATCAGCATACCTTACCACTTAAGAAGAAAAGCCACCTTCATGTGATCCAAGCCTGCTGCAGTCTTAGGGATTCCTTCCCCGTCCAAAGCAGCTTTACTTTGTGTGGCTGCCTCTGAGCTGCATTGAGTTTGTTGTCGGGAAACCACAGCGCTGTTTTCTAATCTTGGTGAtactgaaaatgttcttttttatgaattGAGATCTGAAATAACGATTTCTCGTCAGGTTTTCCACTGGCCTCTTAATTTTAACTAGCTCCTTGGGACGCAGAACTCCAACCCAAAGTTCTTTTGCACCTAAATTTTGCTTAAGGCCTTCATCTtgcctaaaataattaaatattgatCTGTTTTTGCAATAAAATTTAGGAGTCATATGAATGAGGGATCATGCGTGGTATTGTCAGCCCAAACTGACATGGGTATGTGGCTCTGTATAACAAGCCGGTCCAGTTTTCATCACTGTTGTTAAACACTAGGTTGGTCCCCTCACCAACTATATTGTACAGAGGAGCAATTACAGCAAAGAGAGTTCTTTAGAGCTTCCATTGATATCTTTACATAATCAGTGATGTGTTGAAGTTCAGCCTGATCTTGATTCTTAGGTCTTAGGATGCAGTTCCCAGCACCTTCACTGTTAGTGCTAAAGCTGGCCATGTATTACTtcgtttatgtaaaagaaaggaaaaacgtGAGTGAAGTTTCAGGGTCCTAGAATTTTTCCAATTGCCGTAATCCTTGAAGATAATGAAGCGTGACCCACAGTTGAAAGCTTTTTTGGTACTTAACGTCATACAGAACTTTACAGACCTCTGCATTAATGTAACTTCTTGATGCTCATATGTACTTTGTAGTtcaactttaataaaattattcagcTAGTTAGGATTTCAAAATACATCAGCGAGAATAGCAACTAGCAGAGTAATggctgaaaaaaatcattttatagagAATCTTGTGTTTCAAAAAAGAGTAAAAAGTTTGAACAGCTATTATTAAAGAAAAGCCATTTCTTCCATGTATGAGTCACGAAGAATGaacactttaaaaactttttagaaatCCCTGGAGGCATTTTAAATCCATCGTCCAACCTACCTAAGCACTTTAAAATACACGCTCCTTTTGTTCCTCTGTTCCCTTTTCATGCCTCCTTTTTAATTGATACACTCAGCTCTCAACATTTCTTCCAGTTCAGCattgtcatttcatttcttcacatAAATGTGTCCTTGGTTTTGTTTGCCTGTTAACTTCCTATTATGCAGCTATCCAAGATAAATTGCTCTAATTCTATAGATTGCGCCTATTCTCACATTTACCTCAGGAACCTCACTCTAGTATGTTCTCATGCACTGAATTCTCAACTGGTAAATATCTCCTAATATCCATAAACTAGTACCTAATTCACTGTTAGTTAATTTAAACGAGCCATAGTTAAGGCAGCTAAATTTCTGAAAGAAAGCCAGAGTAAGTGTGCAGCACCAGTAATGAACTAGCTGTTCCTCACAGAACAAGAACACAGTCTGGAAGGAGAGGAAGGTGTTTCGGTGTCAAGGTAGAAAGGATGGAGCCGCCTGCACACATTGCCTTTGACAGTGACAGGGCTCTTCTTCCAAGTGACTCAGTGGGCACTTGAATGTCACTCCCTTCCCCACTGTACTCCGTCTAACTCACTCTGAGTCTGTCAACGTTTTTGTAAAACGTTTGAAAGGAATTTGGCTGCAAAATATAACTCACCGCCTTCCACTGCAAATTTTGCAAAGTGAAGAGAGGTTCATACTTCTTGTGACCGGTATTGAGCACAATTGTAAGACACAGTCAATACTGTTTGTACATTGGTTTTTCCATTAAGCATCTCTAGAGAAGACAAAAGCTGACACCTGCGATGTGGAGACATCTGATTGTGTCTGCCAAGCGATGCAATATGAGGCCGTGCAATAAAGGCCTTGTGGGTGAAACGACTTGTTGGAAAGTTGGACAGTTTAGGTTAGCTTCCCGCATTGATTGCTCGCAGGGGCGTTAGTCCCTTTGACTGTGAAAGCAGTCTCTAAAGAAACCCTTTGCGCTTACGAGGTAATTTACATATTTGCTTTCTGTTGAAGTAACTGAAAATGTTAAATCTAACAGTTGTTTATGTCTTGTATAGAGAGTGTCACATGTATTTAagttgtgtatttttataaagtaaagcCAAATATCGAACACTGGTCTGTGGGTTGCACTTACTTATTGAAACACTGGTCTTTAACGTAAAACACATTAATCTAGAAGCCAATCTAGTTCGTCACCGATTGAGATTTTAGATGGGACATCGGGCTTTAGTTTCCAGTTGGTAAAACAGAGGAAATTTTTATTCATCAGTCCATCAGGCTATCCTGACCTTACTAAATTGTGGTGAAAGTGTTTTTGATCTCTTAAAGAAAGATACTAATATTAGCTTTGCCCTTTTAATTCAGATGAaactattatctcattttaataatGCAGATCTTAATAATTCAGTTATCTAGTCTCCGGACAATAAGAATCCTTAAGTAACAGACTGTTGTGAACCCAGAATTTGAAAGTGGGAAGCCTTGTGGGACCAACCCACAGAAGGCAGTCCATCTCTGAAGACTTCGAACAGGAGCTTTAATTTTCCTTGTGAATGACATTCATTCTCATCTGAGAATGTCCACCGCTCTTTTGGAGAACTGGTCTACCTTCTTCATACTGCTAATATGTTCTGAAGGGGAGCTGCCAAATCTGTCTACGATCCATTCTTTCTTGCTGGCCACAGAGATTGGTCCATGAGACGGGAGTGTCACCCAAGCTGAACCAATTGGCATCCCTCCCTGGGATCTTTCTAATTGGGTCTATGAAAACAAACTTCCTCTCAGGAGAGGAAGTTGGGAGGAGTCTGGTGATGCTGGCAACCTTGATTACAACCTCATGGAAAAAATTTGAGAGAATAAAACAGACATTTAGGAAGAGACAGAGTCCTGATGGCTAAGACTTTCCTTCTAGTCCCCTGAACTGGTTGTTCTTCAAGCCCAACAGCCACCCCAGAATCCATCCAGTAAATCTCCACTCCCCTATTTTCTGCTTAAGTTAGTTGGAGTTTgctttctgttacttgcaactaaaagattagaaaataatagGTACCAAGGATTGTAAGCAGGGATG is part of the Rhinolophus ferrumequinum isolate MPI-CBG mRhiFer1 chromosome 13, mRhiFer1_v1.p, whole genome shotgun sequence genome and encodes:
- the DNAJC27 gene encoding dnaJ homolog subfamily C member 27 codes for the protein MEANMPKRKEPGKSLRIKVISMGNAEVGKSCIIKRYCEKRFVSKYLATIGIDYGVTKVQVRDREIKVNIFDMAGHPFFYEVRNEFYKDTQGVILVYDVGQKDTFDALDAWLAEMKQELGPHGNMENIVFVVCANKIDCPKHRSVDESEGRLWAESKGFLYFETSAQTGEGINEMFQTFYASIVDLFENGGKRPITNSSASFTKEQADTIRRIRNSKDSWDMLGVKPGASRDEVNKAYRKLAVLLHPDKCVAPGSEDAFKAVVNARTALLKSIK